A genomic stretch from Penaeus vannamei isolate JL-2024 chromosome 6, ASM4276789v1, whole genome shotgun sequence includes:
- the LOC113817614 gene encoding uncharacterized protein, with translation MASMSTAVCQVCFSCYDSEAKRPRILPCGHTFCSQCLLNIKERNDGLIACPLCKRETKVTDISQLTTNFSILDLTSQDDQEEGAQLPSKASAKAEQGPPLSAGFCEDHGQHQLFKCKSCDEWICHVCTVIEHPMSTCNVISVKKALEETRNNINAEVEQFILEHNQTFDRIGVYDKELQTLEKEYKKKSLELEHVVEQYKQAEQSVAGELIKLKEAQEEGLSKLQDLKELQIRVSKLSRIQDTDDCSQAVSQCKESVQTWTQDILHMTSGQNMLIKSQMHNLVNFSMELMNWNTLKNLEFSQLQAITDSASESIMVSLITLTKPLIVIKKDNQAFCASVTLQVNNTAMVGELCPFIPSSSTTSIDFKDLMKKIPEAYVRGQKTYYRIEKHGNEDLFTMVPMNDDSMPADRLHLLLPMNTLIQAGVVWVPITKERFGHLTKRQEDPECAGGATAKHGYQLHASVDHLPPGESYIFKCNLYEDLISQPVVVFLRLAWRGKTQGDIIIELEDDSLRSKQFLKLCIRDSEYSYRGTSLLTISNFRSQGEMVTGGDYEKNDGTGGQPLFPDIPTTEKTSRPVTEGLLSGSFNRTKGAQFIIYTRSLPRALDFLSFGRVTAGMDVLKKAMLVSNIRDVIIEDCGAVL, from the exons TGCTCCCAATGTTTGCTGAatatcaaagaaagaaatgatggaTTGATCGCATGTCCTCTCTGTAAAAGAGAGACTAAAGTCACAGACATATCACAGTTAACAACAAATTTTAGCATCCTAGATTTGACATCACAGGATGACCAGGAGGAAGGAGCTCAACTCCCATCGAAAGCATCGGCCAAAGCTGAGCAGGGACCTCCACTTTCCGCTGGGTTTTGTGAGGATCATGGGCAGCACCAATTGTTTAAGTGCAAGTCGTGTGACGAATGGATCTGCCATGTTTGCACTGTCATTGAGCATCCTATGAGTACATGCAATGTTATCTCAGTCAAAAAGGCCTTGGAGGAAACGAGGAACAATATAAATGCAGAAGTTGAGCAATTCATACTGGAACATAACCAAACATTTGACCGTATAGGAGTGTACGACAAAGAATTGCAGACCCTGGagaaggaatacaaaaaaaagtcaTTGGAACTGGAACATGTTGTGGAGCAATACAAGCAGGCAGAGCAAAGTGTGGCTGGAGAACTTATCAAGCTAAAGGAAGCACAGGAAGAAGGCTTGTCCAAACTTCAGGATCTCAAAGAATTACAAATTCGTGTTTCGAAACTTTCTAGAATCCAAGACACTGACGATTGCAGCCAAGCGGTTTCTCAGTGCAAGGAATCTGTTCAGACATGGACGCAAGATATACTGCATATGACAAGTGGCCAGAATATGTTAATAAAGTCTCAG ATGCATAACTTGGTGAACTTCTCAATGGAGTTGATGAACTGGAACACGTTGAAGAATCTGGAATTTAGTCAGCTCCAGGCCATTACTGACTCTGCCAGCGAATCT ATCATGGTATCACTGATCACTCTCACAAAGCCATTGATTGTGATAAAGAAGGACAACCAGGCCTTTTGTGCCAGTGTGACCCTCCAAGTTAACAACACAGCCATGGTGGGAGAGTTGTGCCCATTCATACCCAGTTCTTCTACAACCAGCATTGATTTCAAG GACCTGATGAAGAAAATACCCGAAGCATATGTACGAGGGCAAAAGACCTATTACCGCATTGAAAAACATGGAAACGAGGACCTTTTCACAATGGTGCCGATGAACGACGACTCGATGCCTGCGGATCGCCTTCACCTCTTGCTTCCG ATGAATACCCTCATACAAGCCGGGGTTGTATGGGTCCCGATCACCAAAGAGCGCTTCGGACATCTGACCAAGAGGCAGGAGGACCCAGAGTGCGCAGGAGGAGCAACAGCGAAGCATGGGTACCAGCTTCACGCCTCTGTGGATCATCTTCCCCCAGGCGAATCCTATATCTTCAAA TGCAACTTGTATGAGGATTTGATTTCTCAACCTGTGGTGGTTTTCCTGAGACTCGCCTGGCGCGGGAAAACACAAGGTGACATTATCATCGAGCTAGAGGATGACAGCCTTCGCAGCAAACAATTCCTGAAGCTCTGCATTAGGGACAGCGAGTATTCATACCGTGGTACTTCTCTACTCACCATCAGCAACTTTAGAAGTCAAGGGGAAATGGTCACAGGAGGTGACTACGAGAAAAATGATGGCACGGGGGGACAGCCCCTATTTCCTGACATTCCAACCACTGAAAAGACATCACGACCTGTTACAGAGGGCCTTCTTTCGGGTAGCTTTAACAGAACTAAGGGTGCCCAGTTTATCATCTACACAAGGAGCCTTCCAAGGGcattggattttctttcttttggcagAGTTACTGCAGGTATGGATGTTTTGAAAAAGGCAATGCTTGTGAGTAACATCCGAGACGTAATAATAGAAGACTGCGGAGCTGTACTGTAA